ATAAAAAAGCTACTTCCGAATGAAAGTAGCTTTTCTATAAAAATGTATTGTGAATTATTTCTTTTTCAAAAATTCATCAACTGCTTCAGGAGCCATAATAGATTCTACGAATGTATATGCACCAGTTTTTGGAGATTTCACCATTTTGATGGCTTTTGATAATCTCTTAGAAGCTGTTTGTAACGATGCTACGGTTTTCTTTGCCATGATTCAAATGTGTATATTTGAAATTTTTATAAAAAATAAAAATCTCTAATTATTATTTAATTTCTTTATGAACAGTTACACGTTTCAAGATTGGATTAAATTTTTTAATCTCTAATCTGTCTGGAGTATTTTTTTTGTTCTTTGTTGTTATGTATCTTGAAGTTCCTGCAACACCTGATGTTTTGTGTTCAGTACATTCTAAAATTACCTGGATTCTATTACCTTTCTTTGCCATCTTGCTATATATTTATTTTGGAAAAGATTATTTAATAAATCCTTCTGACTGCGCTTTTTTCAAAACTGCAGCGATTCCATTTTTATTAATTGTTTTTATCGTAGATGCAGCTACTCTTAGAGTAATCCATCTATCTTCTTCTGGAAGATAAAAACGCTTTTTAACTAAGTTAACAGAAAACTTTCTCTTAGTTTTATTCATAGCGTGAGAAACGTTATTTCCTACCATCGCTCTTTTACCTGTAAGGTCACAAACTCTTGACATTATACTTATCTTTTATCGTTATTCAAAATCAGGGTGCAAAGAAAAGAAAAATAAACGGATGAAGCAAAAAAATTATGATAGATTTTTTAAAATTTCTTTCTGTAGGATTTCTAAACTCTTAATCACCGCTCTATCTATCACTTTTTCACGGGGTTGGCCGAAATTAAATTCTTCAACAATTACTTCATTTGGTGTTGCTAATGCTATAAAAACGGACCCTACCTCTGCATTTGCATCTCCTTTTGTTGGACCTGCGTTTCCAGTTGTAGCAATAGCATAATCTGAATTCATCATTTTTTTGACATTCAAAGCCATAGCCGAAGCTACTGCCGCACTCACTACTGAATGGGTATTAATTAGCGCTTCAGGAACACCTAAAACATTAATTTTCACCTCTGTTGCGTACGAAACCACACTTCCCTTAAAGTAATTTGAAGCTCCCGGAACAGATGTTATAACTTCAGCGATTTTACCTCCTGTACAACTTTCTGCAGTGGCAATGGTTTTATTTTGATTTTTCAGAATCCTTCCCACAACTACTTCTAATGTTTCATCTTCATCAAAACCTACAATAATATCATGAATAATAGCATCTAACGACTTAATATTCTCTTCTATTCCTGCCTCTAGTTTCTCTTTATCAACACCCCGCGCAGTAAGTCTTAAACGCACTCTACCTGGCGCGGGCAAATAAGCCAGTTTAATAAAATCCGGAAGGTTGTTTTCCCATTGTTCAATACGTTCCGCAACCATACTTTCCCCTTGTCCGTAGGTAAGAATAGTTTTATGAAGAATATAAGGCCGTTTGTATTCTTGAACTACTTTAGGGATTATTTGATTGTCAACCAGATATTTCATCTCAAAAGGAACTCCTGGAAGCGAAATAAATACGGTATTCTCTTTTTTCATCCACATTCCCGGCGCAGTACCAACTTGATTATGAAGTACGGTACATTTTGATGGGACAAGTGCTTGATCTTTATTTATTTGTGTAATGGTGCGTTTATAAAAACCTTCAATAAGTTGCGTAACATGAGCAAGCACATCTTTATCAACTACTAATTCATCTTCAAAATAATCACAAAATGTTTTTTTAGTAATGTCGTCTTTCGTTGGACCTAAACCTCCTGTAATAACAACTAAATCAACTGTGTTTTGAAGCGCTACAAAAGTATCTAGAATATGTTCCTTATTATCACTTATAGAAATCATCTCCTTGGTTTCAATTCCTATTCTATCTAATGCTTTTGCAATATAGCCGGAATTTGTATCGACGATCTGACCTATTAGAATTTCGTCTCCAATAGTAATTATGGTTGCCTTCATTTTTATGGGATAAGGTTCAGGTATTCAAAAAAGTTAACACTAAGACACGAGAAAAAAGCACCCAAAATTATATTTTGGATTTTTAAACACAGCTAAAAAAATTGAGAATTATCTAGAAATAAAAACTATAAATCGAAATCTTTTTTGATTTCCTTAATAGCTTCTTTTACTTGACTCTTGATACTTTTATAAGTTTCCATGATATCTTTTTTGTTGCCTTCGATTTTTGTCCAAGCCTCAACTTGGAGAATTTCTTCAAAAGCTACATTCATACCCATCAAATCCAAACTTGGTTTGATTTTATGAGCAAAAGCATAAGCATGTTTATGGTCTTTCTTTTTAATTCCTTCTTTGACTTGCGCCAAATCTTCTGGAACTTCGGTTACAAACAATGTTAGAATTTCTTTTACAAATTCTGGATCGTTATCTGAAAGTGCGTACACTTTGGAAAGGTTGTATTTTAAAGCCATTATTTTACTTGTATTCTAAATAGTTTCTGTCCTTCTAAGTATCCTTCTAAAACATCATTGGGTTTTACTGCCGCAACTCCTTCCGGGGTTCCTGTAAAAATAATATCTCCTATTTTTAATGTAAAAAACTGAGAAACATACGAAATAAGCTCGTCAATTTTCCACAACATAAAACTTGAATTGCTTTTTTGAACTGTGGTATTATTAGTTTTCA
Above is a window of Flavobacterium sp. 123 DNA encoding:
- a CDS encoding DUF4295 domain-containing protein, producing the protein MAKKTVASLQTASKRLSKAIKMVKSPKTGAYTFVESIMAPEAVDEFLKKK
- the rpmG gene encoding 50S ribosomal protein L33 produces the protein MAKKGNRIQVILECTEHKTSGVAGTSRYITTKNKKNTPDRLEIKKFNPILKRVTVHKEIK
- the rpmB gene encoding 50S ribosomal protein L28 codes for the protein MSRVCDLTGKRAMVGNNVSHAMNKTKRKFSVNLVKKRFYLPEEDRWITLRVAASTIKTINKNGIAAVLKKAQSEGFIK
- a CDS encoding CinA family nicotinamide mononucleotide deamidase-related protein is translated as MKATIITIGDEILIGQIVDTNSGYIAKALDRIGIETKEMISISDNKEHILDTFVALQNTVDLVVITGGLGPTKDDITKKTFCDYFEDELVVDKDVLAHVTQLIEGFYKRTITQINKDQALVPSKCTVLHNQVGTAPGMWMKKENTVFISLPGVPFEMKYLVDNQIIPKVVQEYKRPYILHKTILTYGQGESMVAERIEQWENNLPDFIKLAYLPAPGRVRLRLTARGVDKEKLEAGIEENIKSLDAIIHDIIVGFDEDETLEVVVGRILKNQNKTIATAESCTGGKIAEVITSVPGASNYFKGSVVSYATEVKINVLGVPEALINTHSVVSAAVASAMALNVKKMMNSDYAIATTGNAGPTKGDANAEVGSVFIALATPNEVIVEEFNFGQPREKVIDRAVIKSLEILQKEILKNLS
- a CDS encoding Hpt domain-containing protein, with product MALKYNLSKVYALSDNDPEFVKEILTLFVTEVPEDLAQVKEGIKKKDHKHAYAFAHKIKPSLDLMGMNVAFEEILQVEAWTKIEGNKKDIMETYKSIKSQVKEAIKEIKKDFDL